In Cytophagales bacterium, the following are encoded in one genomic region:
- a CDS encoding M15 family metallopeptidase, with protein sequence MKRLLILSIVVLLPGYVLFAQVPDGFVNVQDIDSMIRVELRYFSTNNFLGKKVRGYKANKAYLTKRAAKALHMAHRRAWKLGMGILILDSYRPQQAVDHFVEWSKNPSDTLKKSEFYPEIKKSRLFQEGFIASRSGHSRGSTVDLTLYYLETGEVVDMGSRFDLFSDKSFHNSPIVTPEQLANRSLLKQLMQNAGFRPYSKEWWHYTLNNEPFKDQYFNFEVK encoded by the coding sequence ATGAAAAGATTATTGATTCTTTCGATTGTCGTCTTATTGCCGGGCTATGTACTGTTTGCACAGGTTCCGGATGGTTTTGTGAACGTGCAGGACATTGATTCCATGATACGCGTAGAGTTAAGGTATTTTTCCACTAACAATTTCTTAGGTAAAAAGGTCCGCGGATACAAAGCCAATAAAGCATACCTTACCAAAAGAGCAGCTAAGGCACTGCACATGGCCCATCGGCGTGCCTGGAAGCTCGGTATGGGTATCCTGATTTTGGATTCCTACAGACCTCAACAGGCAGTAGACCATTTTGTGGAATGGTCCAAAAATCCATCAGACACATTGAAAAAGAGCGAATTCTATCCTGAGATCAAAAAATCAAGGTTGTTTCAGGAAGGATTCATAGCATCGAGATCGGGTCATTCCCGAGGAAGTACGGTCGATCTGACATTGTACTATCTGGAGACGGGTGAAGTTGTCGATATGGGAAGTCGTTTTGACCTTTTTTCTGATAAATCGTTCCATAATTCGCCTATCGTTACACCCGAACAACTGGCTAATCGAAGTTTATTAAAACAACTGATGCAAAATGCTGGCTTTCGTCCATATTCCAAGGAATGGTGGCACTATACCTTGAACAACGAGCCCTTCAAAGATCAATACTTCAATTTCGAGGTAAAATGA
- a CDS encoding sodium-dependent transporter — translation MQNRGAFSSRIGFILAAAGSAVGLGNIWRFPFEAEAGGGAAFVIMYLVFCFILCYPVMVTEIAIGRKTNKNAAGAFTALGFKRWSIVGTLGIIAGVIILSYYNVVAGWAFGYFIEMVQGNFEVGQNFGGYVSNAGKVLIYAVIFMLATAYIISRGVSSGIEKAAKILMPTLIIMILSLVIYAFTLPNAMAGVKVYLVPDFSEMNLRVIGGALRQAFFSLSLGMGALITYGSYLSKKENIISSAVAITFFDVGIAFIAGLMMFPLVAYSSGGDMSNVSGGAGLIFATLPGVFQSLGPVLGIVVGSFFFLLLSFAALTSTVSLLEVPVSYVVDEWKMDRKKAVWITAIIIFVVGLPSLVANGYSDFFTGFITYFGAESPTDFMTFLGHIADIFLLLGGSLIVGFAAYVWKKENLHEELSQGYEGYKGSFVQKALNFTIAYFTPFVLFAMFILVVLSNFFGLDTI, via the coding sequence ATGCAGAATAGAGGAGCTTTTTCAAGCCGTATCGGATTTATTTTGGCCGCCGCAGGATCGGCAGTCGGATTGGGAAATATTTGGAGATTTCCATTCGAAGCGGAAGCTGGAGGAGGAGCTGCTTTTGTGATCATGTATCTGGTATTCTGCTTTATCCTGTGTTATCCGGTAATGGTGACCGAGATCGCCATTGGTCGTAAAACCAACAAGAATGCGGCCGGAGCTTTCACTGCCTTAGGATTCAAAAGATGGTCCATCGTCGGAACTTTAGGCATCATCGCCGGCGTAATCATTCTCTCCTACTACAATGTTGTGGCTGGTTGGGCGTTTGGATACTTCATAGAAATGGTTCAGGGGAACTTTGAAGTGGGTCAAAACTTTGGTGGTTATGTATCCAATGCAGGTAAAGTGCTGATCTATGCCGTGATTTTCATGCTAGCTACAGCCTATATTATATCTCGAGGTGTTTCGAGTGGAATTGAAAAAGCTGCGAAAATCTTAATGCCCACGTTGATTATCATGATCCTGAGTTTGGTGATCTATGCATTTACCCTACCCAATGCCATGGCGGGTGTAAAAGTGTACCTTGTACCTGATTTCTCGGAAATGAACTTACGAGTAATTGGTGGTGCACTACGTCAGGCGTTCTTCTCACTTTCATTAGGTATGGGAGCTTTGATCACCTATGGAAGTTACCTTTCCAAAAAAGAAAATATCATTTCATCAGCCGTTGCTATCACCTTCTTTGATGTAGGAATCGCATTTATCGCAGGATTGATGATGTTCCCATTGGTGGCTTACAGTTCCGGAGGCGATATGAGCAATGTCAGCGGCGGTGCTGGTTTGATCTTCGCTACTTTACCTGGTGTCTTCCAGTCCCTTGGACCTGTATTAGGTATTGTCGTTGGTTCTTTCTTCTTCCTCCTACTTTCATTCGCAGCGCTTACTTCTACTGTTTCTTTATTAGAAGTTCCTGTTTCTTATGTAGTGGACGAATGGAAGATGGATCGTAAAAAGGCGGTTTGGATCACAGCAATCATCATATTTGTGGTAGGACTCCCTTCATTAGTGGCCAATGGATACAGTGATTTCTTTACCGGGTTCATTACCTATTTCGGTGCCGAGTCTCCTACAGATTTCATGACTTTCCTCGGACACATTGCAGATATTTTCCTATTGCTGGGCGGTAGTCTGATCGTGGGCTTTGCTGCGTATGTTTGGAAGAAAGAGAACTTACACGAAGAACTATCTCAAGGTTATGAAGGATACAAAGGAAGTTTTGTTCAAAAGGCATTGAACTTCACCATTGCCTACTTCACTCCATTTGTACTTTTTGCAATGTTTATCCTGGTGGTGCTCAGCAACTTCTTCGGACTGGATACGATCTAA
- the smc gene encoding chromosome segregation protein SMC, translating to MQLTRLEIKGFKSFADKVVINFDEGITGIVGPNGCGKSNVVDSIRWVLGEQKSRVLRSDKMDNIIFNGTRNRKPTQLAEVSLTFNNTKNLIPTEYSQVTITRRYYRSGESEYLLNNVACRLKDITNLFLDTGIASNSYAIIELKMVDDLLNDKDNSRRALFEEAAGISKFKIRKKETLKKLSDTDDDLARVEDLLFEIEKNLKSLERQARQAKKYYEIKEEYKITSIALAHITIKSLNEIHDNINEQLTNENDKKISLNKQLSEKEALIQQFKTELVSKEKLLASRQKTLNEHVHKIRQYESDKKIRNERQRFLQDKVENLKEQISQDKQSSERASFSIISLENEKETAEAILADITEKLEALKTEYEGQKVRTQEIQQMVNESNQMYNSRREQVFQQSKEIEIKEIQLSTLKQELEKTSEDSSEQSASLQEFESKLAEIDGERQQAQERFESLKQKEENLAENLQLKRTQLSEFKDEEAKINRKLDAAQNEYALTKSLVENLEGFPEAIKFLKKKKEYKATPLLSDILTTGEEYRICIENFLEPFMNHFIVNTHDEAEQAIELLAESTRGKANFFVLDELQKRDWEPQTNIEGATPATAIVEYEDQYKNLIHYLLHHAYVYEEGVEIKKEWEHLTFIAKSGQITRGEYHMSGGSVGLFEGKRIGRAKNLEKLNETIKELTKKQGQVHTKVISEEMHVEDLSGASQGDELEQVRTEMTQLNESYISLKTRQEQFVSMLSSNSLKREDLEHQIQELEGSLIELRPSRDLLEEQLEELEFQSGNQKQEFEAANELLSHKSAAFNEENVLFHRQQNKVDSVNQEISFKGEALNSSQDRIMRNQEELEMAEQDLSELIKRTAVNDDDLISMYEEKETIEGGVNEAEKSYYQLRGNIDTEEKHVREVQRQRETVDQVLMQWQNKMNETKLQLHSAKDRLSVEFNINFDDLEGDIPEGFENETEANLKLTTEKLKNRLDNMGPINPMAMEAYEEIKERYDFITTQKEDLLKAKESLLNTIGEIDQVAKETFTAAFEEIKANFINVFRTLFTEEDDCDLRLADPDNPLESSIEIMAKPKGKRPLTINQLSGGEKTLTATSLLFAIYLIKPAPFCIFDEVDAPLDDANIDKFNNIIRKFSNESQFIIVTHNKRTMASTDVIYGVTMTEAEQGVSKVVPVDLRQLN from the coding sequence ATGCAATTAACTCGCCTGGAGATCAAAGGTTTCAAGAGCTTCGCTGACAAGGTCGTCATCAATTTTGATGAAGGGATCACCGGAATCGTGGGTCCCAATGGGTGTGGTAAATCCAATGTAGTAGATTCTATACGCTGGGTATTGGGTGAGCAAAAAAGCAGGGTGTTGCGATCCGACAAGATGGACAACATCATCTTCAATGGAACCCGTAACCGGAAACCTACGCAGCTTGCAGAAGTTTCCTTGACTTTCAACAATACCAAAAACCTGATCCCTACGGAGTATTCTCAAGTGACCATTACCCGTAGGTATTATCGATCTGGTGAAAGTGAATATCTCCTCAATAACGTAGCCTGCCGCCTTAAAGACATCACCAACCTCTTTTTAGATACAGGAATTGCCTCCAATAGCTATGCCATCATCGAGTTAAAAATGGTAGATGACCTGCTCAACGATAAGGACAATTCCAGACGTGCCTTATTTGAAGAAGCAGCGGGAATTTCCAAATTCAAGATCAGGAAGAAGGAAACACTGAAAAAACTCAGCGATACGGACGATGACCTGGCCCGTGTGGAAGACTTGCTCTTTGAGATCGAGAAAAACCTGAAATCACTGGAGCGTCAGGCCCGGCAAGCGAAGAAATACTACGAGATCAAGGAAGAATATAAGATCACAAGTATTGCCCTTGCACATATCACCATCAAGTCGCTCAATGAGATCCATGACAACATCAATGAGCAGTTGACCAATGAGAATGACAAGAAAATCTCATTGAACAAGCAGCTTTCAGAGAAAGAAGCGTTGATCCAGCAATTCAAAACGGAATTAGTAAGTAAAGAGAAACTCCTGGCCTCTCGTCAGAAAACATTGAACGAGCATGTTCACAAGATCCGTCAGTATGAGAGCGATAAGAAGATCCGAAATGAGCGGCAGAGGTTTCTACAGGATAAGGTTGAGAACCTGAAAGAACAGATCTCACAGGACAAACAGAGCAGCGAGCGTGCCTCCTTCTCAATCATTTCTCTGGAAAATGAAAAGGAGACGGCTGAAGCAATCCTGGCCGACATCACTGAAAAACTGGAAGCGCTTAAAACGGAATACGAGGGACAGAAAGTGAGGACTCAGGAAATCCAGCAAATGGTGAATGAGTCCAATCAGATGTACAACTCTCGAAGAGAACAGGTATTTCAGCAAAGCAAAGAAATTGAGATCAAGGAGATCCAGCTCAGCACCTTGAAGCAGGAATTAGAGAAAACAAGCGAAGATTCCTCCGAACAATCTGCTTCTCTACAAGAATTTGAAAGCAAGCTTGCCGAAATTGATGGAGAGCGGCAACAGGCACAGGAACGTTTCGAGTCTTTGAAACAAAAGGAAGAAAATCTTGCGGAGAACCTGCAACTGAAACGAACCCAACTTTCGGAGTTCAAGGATGAAGAGGCAAAAATCAACCGAAAACTCGATGCTGCTCAAAATGAGTACGCACTGACCAAATCGCTGGTAGAAAACCTGGAAGGTTTCCCGGAAGCCATTAAGTTTTTAAAGAAAAAGAAGGAATACAAAGCCACTCCTCTCCTTTCGGATATTCTGACTACTGGAGAAGAGTACCGTATTTGTATTGAGAACTTTTTGGAGCCCTTCATGAACCACTTCATTGTGAATACCCACGATGAAGCGGAACAAGCAATCGAATTGCTAGCAGAAAGTACTCGAGGCAAAGCAAATTTCTTCGTGTTGGATGAGCTTCAGAAACGCGATTGGGAACCGCAAACCAATATAGAAGGTGCTACTCCAGCTACAGCTATTGTAGAATACGAAGACCAGTATAAAAACCTGATCCATTACCTGCTTCATCATGCGTATGTATATGAAGAAGGTGTGGAAATCAAAAAAGAGTGGGAGCACCTTACCTTCATTGCAAAATCAGGTCAAATCACCCGCGGGGAATACCACATGTCCGGTGGATCTGTCGGCTTGTTCGAAGGAAAAAGAATTGGACGTGCGAAAAACCTGGAAAAGCTCAATGAGACGATCAAAGAGCTGACCAAAAAACAAGGCCAGGTACACACCAAAGTTATCAGTGAAGAAATGCATGTGGAAGACCTTTCCGGTGCTTCACAAGGTGATGAACTGGAGCAGGTCCGGACGGAAATGACGCAATTGAATGAGTCTTACATTTCCTTGAAAACAAGACAAGAGCAATTTGTTTCCATGCTTTCTTCCAATTCTTTGAAAAGAGAAGACCTGGAACACCAAATACAGGAGTTGGAAGGCTCGCTGATTGAACTGCGTCCTTCTCGTGATCTTTTGGAGGAACAGCTTGAGGAACTAGAGTTCCAATCAGGTAATCAGAAACAAGAATTCGAAGCGGCCAATGAGTTGCTCTCACATAAATCGGCAGCTTTCAACGAAGAGAATGTCCTCTTCCACCGACAACAAAACAAGGTAGATTCGGTCAATCAGGAAATTTCCTTCAAAGGGGAAGCCTTGAACAGCAGTCAGGATCGCATCATGCGCAATCAGGAAGAGCTGGAAATGGCCGAGCAGGACCTTTCGGAACTGATCAAGCGGACGGCTGTCAATGATGATGACCTGATCTCCATGTATGAGGAGAAAGAGACCATTGAAGGTGGCGTTAATGAAGCAGAAAAATCCTACTACCAGCTTCGGGGCAACATCGATACGGAAGAAAAGCATGTTCGTGAAGTCCAGCGTCAGCGCGAAACCGTGGATCAGGTGCTGATGCAGTGGCAGAACAAAATGAACGAAACCAAACTGCAATTGCATTCTGCCAAGGATCGATTGTCCGTGGAGTTCAACATCAATTTTGATGACCTGGAAGGTGATATTCCTGAAGGGTTTGAAAATGAAACGGAAGCCAACCTCAAACTCACCACTGAAAAGCTGAAGAATCGCCTGGACAACATGGGGCCGATCAACCCGATGGCTATGGAGGCCTATGAAGAAATCAAGGAACGCTATGATTTCATCACCACGCAGAAAGAAGACTTGTTGAAAGCCAAGGAATCACTATTGAATACCATTGGCGAAATAGATCAGGTGGCGAAAGAAACATTCACCGCAGCTTTTGAAGAGATCAAGGCGAATTTCATCAACGTATTCCGTACCTTGTTTACTGAAGAGGACGATTGTGATTTGAGATTGGCCGATCCCGACAATCCTCTGGAAAGTTCCATCGAGATCATGGCCAAGCCAAAAGGCAAACGCCCGCTGACCATCAACCAATTGTCTGGAGGAGAGAAGACTTTAACAGCCACTTCACTTCTGTTCGCGATCTACCTGATCAAACCTGCTCCTTTCTGTATTTTCGATGAGGTGGATGCTCCGCTGGACGATGCGAACATCGATAAATTCAACAACATCATCCGCAAGTTCTCCAATGAATCGCAATTCATCATCGTTACGCACAACAAGCGTACGATGGCGAGTACAGACGTGATCTACGGTGTAACTATGACAGAGGCAGAACAAGGGGTTTCTAAAGTTGTTCCAGTGGATCTACGTCAGCTGAACTAG
- a CDS encoding glycosyl hydrolase family 17 protein, translating into MILPYEKAICYSGFRDGQSPDAGIFPTYEEIKEDLLILEKHWKYVRLYDTDRQAEMALEIIQKEGLDLKIQLGAYIGAEVNNFNCPWGGVHSEDTLISNKQFNVRRIKKLIRLANEYPEIINSLSVGNEATVDWTDHMVPVESVVNYVKMVKAETKQPVTFCENYVPWLTKLEPLAEVVDFISIHTYPVWEYKNIHEAIHYTEDNYKVVAEKYPHKQIVITEAGWATNSNGRGIDPENVSEEFQDMYYQDLMEWCDENQVVCYVFEAFDENWKGSPEPNEPEKHWGLFYIDRTPKKVMDGVFSELV; encoded by the coding sequence ATGATTTTACCCTACGAGAAGGCCATTTGTTACTCGGGATTCCGAGATGGCCAAAGCCCCGATGCTGGAATATTTCCAACCTATGAAGAAATAAAAGAGGACCTTTTGATCCTTGAAAAACATTGGAAATATGTCCGACTTTACGATACCGATCGCCAGGCGGAAATGGCTCTGGAGATCATTCAGAAAGAAGGGTTGGACTTGAAGATTCAGCTAGGTGCTTACATTGGTGCTGAGGTGAATAATTTTAATTGCCCGTGGGGCGGCGTGCATTCCGAAGATACGCTTATCTCCAATAAGCAATTCAATGTACGAAGAATCAAAAAACTGATTCGGTTGGCCAATGAATATCCGGAGATCATTAATTCCTTGTCCGTTGGTAATGAAGCAACAGTAGACTGGACAGATCATATGGTGCCCGTCGAAAGTGTGGTCAATTATGTGAAGATGGTCAAAGCTGAGACCAAACAACCTGTGACCTTTTGCGAAAACTATGTGCCCTGGCTCACTAAGTTGGAACCATTGGCAGAAGTCGTGGATTTTATCTCAATTCATACGTATCCGGTTTGGGAGTACAAAAATATCCATGAAGCAATTCACTATACCGAGGATAACTATAAGGTGGTGGCTGAAAAATACCCACATAAGCAAATTGTGATCACAGAAGCGGGATGGGCTACAAATTCCAATGGGCGAGGGATCGATCCGGAGAATGTAAGCGAGGAGTTTCAGGATATGTACTATCAGGATTTGATGGAATGGTGTGATGAAAATCAGGTAGTATGTTACGTTTTTGAAGCTTTTGATGAGAATTGGAAAGGTTCACCAGAACCTAATGAACCTGAAAAACATTGGGGACTCTTTTACATCGACCGAACGCCTAAGAAAGTGATGGATGGCGTATTTTCGGAACTGGTATAA
- a CDS encoding glycosyl hydrolase family 17 protein yields MKHLSSLTLLALLVLAACTQSSTSAEKEAPMEEKKATNTIQQSSADLLAGVSNAICYSGFRSGQHPDRGDGAVNPSKAEILEDLQMLSGLGFKLIRMYDCGENSQDVLSVIKENNLDIKVLQGVWLKAELSAHETCAWLTEPIPQETLNANKIRNGQELERGIMLANKYPEIIAAVNVGNEALVEWNDHKVDVDSIIAYVQRVQAAIEQPVTVADNYEWWANSGAELAKVVDFMSLHVYPVWEGKDIDEGMSYSIANVQRVRDSIPNAKIVITEAGWASIASEFGERASEEKQLEYYRDLMQWSADNNITTFFFEAFDEDWKGNPDNMMGAEKHWGLYTVDRKPKKVVSELLMSGAGG; encoded by the coding sequence ATGAAACATTTATCCAGCTTGACCTTATTGGCGTTGCTAGTGCTGGCAGCCTGCACGCAATCCTCTACCTCTGCTGAGAAAGAAGCTCCAATGGAAGAAAAGAAAGCTACCAATACTATTCAACAATCTTCAGCTGATTTACTTGCTGGTGTTTCTAATGCCATTTGCTATTCCGGATTTAGGAGTGGTCAGCATCCGGATCGTGGCGATGGTGCAGTAAATCCATCTAAAGCGGAGATTCTTGAAGATTTGCAGATGCTTTCAGGGTTAGGTTTCAAGCTGATCCGCATGTACGATTGTGGAGAAAACTCACAGGATGTCCTAAGCGTCATCAAAGAGAATAATCTGGATATCAAGGTACTGCAAGGGGTATGGCTGAAGGCCGAATTGAGTGCACATGAAACTTGTGCCTGGTTGACTGAGCCGATACCACAGGAGACATTGAATGCCAACAAAATTCGCAATGGTCAGGAATTGGAAAGAGGGATCATGCTGGCCAATAAATATCCGGAGATCATCGCGGCCGTTAACGTTGGTAATGAAGCATTGGTCGAATGGAATGACCACAAAGTGGACGTGGATTCCATCATAGCCTATGTGCAGCGTGTACAGGCGGCGATTGAACAACCCGTGACCGTGGCTGATAACTATGAATGGTGGGCCAATAGTGGTGCGGAATTGGCCAAAGTGGTGGATTTTATGTCGCTTCATGTTTACCCGGTTTGGGAAGGCAAGGACATTGATGAAGGGATGTCGTATTCCATTGCCAATGTGCAGCGCGTGAGAGATTCCATTCCCAATGCCAAGATTGTGATCACAGAAGCAGGTTGGGCATCCATAGCTTCTGAGTTCGGTGAACGCGCCAGTGAAGAAAAACAACTCGAATACTACCGTGACCTGATGCAATGGTCCGCAGACAATAATATCACCACCTTCTTCTTTGAAGCCTTTGATGAAGATTGGAAAGGTAACCCGGATAACATGATGGGCGCAGAAAAGCATTGGGGGCTGTACACCGTAGATCGTAAACCGAAGAAAGTGGTGAGCGAGCTGTTGATGAGTGGAGCTGGAGGTTAG
- a CDS encoding glycosyl hydrolase family 17 protein, giving the protein MPPKSKFARPLAGLDLSKKSNKDLIDLFNEHLDEGMHGLCFSPYMEGQEPGDQLSEEQVRRRLEIIKPHTEWVRSFSCTEGNELIPKIAKELGMKTLVGAWLGKDHSINADEIEGVIEVAKAGHADIVAVGNEVMYRKDLTEDELIDHINTVKAALPDVQVGYVDAYYEFSNRPRITEACDVILANCYPFWEGCALEYSLLYMKDMYNRAMAAGNGKKVIITETGWPNVGEPFYGSQPSFENAIKYFIQTQAWSKEDDIEIFYFSSFDESWKIGDEGDVGAYWGIWDKEEQKKFVH; this is encoded by the coding sequence ATGCCCCCAAAGAGTAAATTTGCGAGGCCCCTGGCCGGATTAGATCTTTCGAAAAAGTCGAACAAGGATCTTATTGATTTATTTAATGAGCATCTGGATGAAGGAATGCATGGTCTGTGCTTTAGCCCTTACATGGAAGGGCAGGAGCCCGGTGACCAGCTTAGTGAAGAACAGGTGAGAAGACGTTTGGAAATCATCAAACCACATACCGAATGGGTTCGATCATTTTCATGCACGGAAGGAAATGAATTGATCCCTAAAATCGCGAAAGAGCTAGGGATGAAAACGCTGGTTGGCGCATGGTTAGGAAAGGACCATAGCATCAATGCGGATGAGATTGAAGGAGTCATCGAAGTAGCCAAGGCTGGTCATGCGGACATTGTTGCCGTTGGTAATGAAGTGATGTACCGTAAAGATTTGACGGAAGATGAGTTGATTGATCACATCAATACCGTGAAAGCAGCTTTACCAGACGTTCAGGTAGGGTATGTAGATGCTTACTACGAGTTTAGTAATCGGCCAAGAATTACCGAAGCTTGTGACGTAATCCTCGCAAATTGCTATCCATTCTGGGAAGGTTGTGCATTAGAGTATTCATTGCTATATATGAAGGATATGTACAATCGTGCAATGGCTGCTGGGAATGGTAAAAAAGTGATCATTACGGAAACCGGATGGCCTAACGTCGGTGAGCCATTCTATGGTTCTCAGCCTTCTTTCGAGAATGCGATCAAATACTTCATCCAAACCCAGGCCTGGTCGAAAGAAGATGATATTGAGATCTTTTATTTCTCATCATTTGACGAAAGTTGGAAGATTGGTGATGAAGGAGATGTGGGTGCCTATTGGGGCATCTGGGACAAAGAGGAGCAAAAGAAATTTGTTCATTAA
- a CDS encoding dipeptide epimerase: MQLIIHERDLKLKHTFRIAHDVREVQETVIVELRDNEIAGYGEATASNYYDRPRTAIIKALEENRALIESYDYSKPSEFWMKLKDAFQASSFALCAVDVAIHDLYARKQGKSLTSLWAFSGKGPNTNYTIGIDSVEKMVEKMLEFPWPLYKVKLGTREDLEIMKSLRAKTRAQFRVDANCGWTAEETLANAAALKEMGVEFIEQPLRAGDWEGMKMLFKQSPLPLIADESCIAESDVNSCAGYFHGVNIKLMKCGGLTPALRMIRQAKTLGLKVMVGCMTESSVGISAIGQLLPQLDYVDMDGFLLIENDPGKGPWIKDDQLHMPTTPGTGVTFIG, from the coding sequence ATGCAGCTCATCATTCACGAAAGAGATTTGAAACTTAAGCATACGTTTCGGATCGCTCATGATGTGAGAGAAGTACAAGAAACGGTAATTGTCGAGTTACGAGATAATGAAATTGCCGGATATGGTGAGGCCACTGCCAGTAATTATTATGACCGACCCAGGACCGCTATTATTAAGGCATTAGAAGAAAATCGAGCCCTGATAGAATCCTATGACTACTCGAAACCCTCAGAGTTTTGGATGAAACTCAAGGATGCTTTTCAAGCAAGCAGTTTTGCTTTATGTGCGGTGGATGTAGCGATTCACGACCTGTACGCCAGGAAACAAGGTAAATCACTCACTTCACTTTGGGCCTTTTCCGGCAAAGGACCGAATACTAACTACACCATTGGAATTGATTCCGTAGAGAAGATGGTGGAGAAAATGCTGGAATTCCCCTGGCCACTTTACAAAGTGAAACTCGGAACCAGGGAAGACCTTGAGATCATGAAGTCCTTGCGCGCTAAAACCAGAGCGCAATTTAGGGTAGATGCCAATTGTGGATGGACGGCAGAAGAAACATTGGCCAATGCTGCCGCCTTGAAGGAAATGGGAGTGGAGTTCATTGAGCAACCCTTACGTGCAGGAGATTGGGAAGGAATGAAAATGCTATTTAAGCAATCACCCTTGCCCTTGATTGCTGATGAAAGTTGCATTGCCGAATCGGACGTAAATAGCTGTGCAGGATACTTTCATGGTGTCAATATTAAGCTGATGAAATGCGGTGGATTGACACCAGCACTAAGGATGATCCGACAAGCCAAAACATTAGGGCTGAAGGTGATGGTAGGATGCATGACGGAATCTTCCGTTGGGATCTCCGCCATCGGTCAGCTATTGCCACAGCTGGATTACGTAGATATGGATGGTTTTTTGCTGATTGAAAATGATCCTGGAAAGGGACCTTGGATCAAGGATGATCAACTGCACATGCCAACAACTCCCGGAACAGGTGTAACTTTCATTGGATGA